One segment of Candidatus Manganitrophus noduliformans DNA contains the following:
- a CDS encoding phage tail tape measure protein, with translation MSQESLILKIGAQFDGLKSGLQGALGEYNGFLKGLGDGKQILGAVSVAIAGVGAAALGLATSAANTGDHLIGLSDKTGISVEQLSLLKFAAEQNKTDIDKLAVGMTQLAKNMNEASDGTGKAAEIFKELGIDVKDVDGSLRPVNEVMLDLADAIAGMQDPAKQSAILMELMGKSGIDLASFMKQGGQTIRETTEAARGMGLEMSGNSAKAGAAFLDNMSAITTVVGNLGTQLGASLLEPLAEITAIILQAIIPAAKTMTDWFKELDSDTKKWIVGISALGVALGSAVVAIGAVTTAVGLFGGAFTGGLAILGAVVTALTGPVGLAIAGVAAAITAAIVVWKNWDKIVAAFERTAKAVTGFIQDMVAGIRQQLIDRFNAIVDGVKDKIEAVKGFFKDLYDAVVGNSYIPDMVAEIAHEMGDGLQRGMVDNAKSATKQTGEFFEGLGRHIKFSIGDAVAGAIVYHEDLKKSFEDIGKAILASVIAFGTRIMTEWAAMEAFRLATTETTNAKIAASNTAASTGIGAGAAGAGGMTAGQIGGAIVGGVVAVDAANRARTGDNGDIATAFVESPIGAQVGLVLRAGDAIFGGDETDHARLKRKFGKPAVEAGVRRAAGGDWSQWHKLHFNTKAATIIGIIDELGMEVNNRRQWRLSGSEKEELARLIQANGLWAGGIVSKPMLARIAEGGESEVVAPLSRLREMLGGVFGGGGNINISVSLPNIRKITDFTDHEAEQVLKTTFNRASRNLSRRGYTWGMQPGAR, from the coding sequence ATGTCTCAAGAGTCATTGATTTTAAAAATCGGTGCCCAATTCGACGGGCTTAAGTCCGGCCTACAAGGCGCACTCGGGGAATACAATGGATTCCTCAAGGGACTGGGAGATGGAAAGCAGATCTTAGGGGCCGTCTCGGTGGCGATTGCTGGAGTCGGGGCGGCCGCGCTTGGGCTGGCGACTTCGGCCGCCAACACCGGGGATCATCTTATCGGCCTCTCCGATAAGACCGGAATATCCGTCGAGCAACTCTCCCTCCTGAAATTCGCGGCCGAGCAAAACAAAACCGATATCGATAAACTCGCCGTCGGAATGACTCAGCTTGCCAAGAACATGAACGAGGCGAGCGACGGAACCGGGAAGGCCGCCGAGATCTTCAAGGAGCTTGGTATTGACGTGAAAGACGTAGACGGCTCTCTCAGGCCCGTCAATGAGGTCATGCTCGATTTGGCCGACGCAATTGCTGGGATGCAGGACCCCGCCAAGCAGTCCGCCATTCTGATGGAGTTGATGGGAAAATCTGGGATCGATCTCGCATCATTCATGAAACAAGGGGGGCAGACTATCCGGGAGACAACCGAAGCCGCTCGGGGGATGGGGCTGGAAATGTCAGGAAATTCCGCCAAGGCCGGCGCCGCCTTCCTCGATAACATGAGCGCAATTACAACAGTTGTCGGAAATCTCGGGACCCAACTCGGGGCGAGCCTCCTTGAGCCGTTGGCCGAAATTACCGCCATTATTCTGCAGGCGATCATTCCGGCCGCCAAGACCATGACCGATTGGTTTAAGGAACTCGATTCCGACACAAAGAAGTGGATCGTCGGGATTTCGGCCCTTGGGGTGGCGCTTGGATCTGCCGTCGTAGCGATCGGCGCAGTTACAACGGCCGTCGGCCTCTTCGGCGGGGCTTTCACCGGAGGTCTTGCCATTCTCGGAGCCGTTGTGACGGCTTTGACCGGTCCGGTAGGTTTGGCAATCGCCGGGGTCGCGGCGGCCATTACGGCCGCCATCGTCGTTTGGAAGAATTGGGATAAGATCGTCGCCGCCTTCGAAAGAACCGCAAAGGCGGTGACCGGATTCATTCAAGATATGGTCGCCGGGATCCGCCAACAGCTAATCGACCGCTTCAACGCGATCGTGGATGGAGTCAAGGATAAGATCGAAGCCGTGAAGGGATTCTTCAAGGACCTCTATGACGCCGTAGTCGGCAACTCATACATTCCAGATATGGTCGCGGAAATCGCCCATGAGATGGGCGATGGGCTCCAAAGGGGGATGGTCGATAATGCTAAATCGGCGACCAAGCAAACGGGCGAATTCTTTGAGGGTCTGGGTCGGCACATCAAATTCAGCATCGGCGATGCCGTAGCCGGCGCCATCGTTTACCACGAGGATTTAAAAAAGAGCTTCGAAGATATCGGAAAGGCGATCCTCGCCTCTGTCATTGCTTTTGGAACAAGGATCATGACTGAATGGGCGGCGATGGAGGCTTTCCGTCTTGCAACCACTGAGACTACCAACGCCAAGATTGCGGCCAGCAATACGGCGGCGTCTACAGGAATTGGAGCCGGCGCCGCCGGCGCGGGCGGAATGACAGCCGGCCAAATCGGGGGGGCCATTGTTGGCGGAGTTGTGGCGGTCGACGCGGCCAATCGGGCGAGAACGGGCGACAATGGGGACATTGCCACGGCCTTTGTTGAATCTCCAATAGGCGCCCAAGTCGGCCTTGTTCTGAGGGCGGGAGATGCCATTTTCGGAGGAGATGAAACCGATCACGCGAGGCTAAAGCGAAAATTCGGAAAGCCGGCCGTCGAGGCGGGTGTTCGCCGGGCGGCCGGCGGAGACTGGTCTCAGTGGCATAAACTACATTTCAACACAAAGGCGGCCACGATTATTGGAATTATCGATGAACTCGGAATGGAAGTGAATAACCGGCGGCAATGGCGGCTCTCAGGGTCTGAGAAGGAGGAACTCGCGCGGTTGATCCAAGCAAATGGACTTTGGGCCGGGGGAATCGTCTCAAAGCCCATGCTGGCCAGAATTGCGGAAGGCGGAGAATCCGAAGTTGTGGCCCCGCTCTCCCGGCTCCGGGAGATGCTCGGAGGGGTATTTGGGGGAGGGGGGAATATCAATATCAGCGTCTCTCTTCCAAACATTAGGAAAATAACTGATTTTACGGACCATGAGGCGGAACAAGTTTTAAAAACTACCTTTAACAGGGCCTCCCGAAATCTCTCCCGGCGTGGCTATACATGGGGAATGCAACCAGGAGCGAGGTAA
- a CDS encoding helix-turn-helix domain-containing protein yields the protein MENVNLARRYLRVPEASHYTGLSEATIRKWIFIKRLPSVRLGRAVLIPLEALEKMIEENYQPAEV from the coding sequence ATGGAAAATGTCAATCTCGCGCGAAGATATCTTCGGGTGCCGGAGGCTTCACATTATACCGGACTTTCCGAAGCAACGATTCGGAAGTGGATTTTTATTAAAAGGCTCCCAAGCGTCCGACTCGGACGTGCGGTGCTTATTCCGTTAGAGGCACTCGAAAAAATGATCGAAGAAAATTATCAGCCCGCGGAAGTATAA
- a CDS encoding tyrosine-type recombinase/integrase — MGSIYKRGKTYWVKYYRNGRPCFESTHSGKRSVATRLLKIREGRVAEGRLPEFRILKTRIDDLVDLYLKDYENNGRKSLVRARQFSELIKERFGGMQAAHITTEQITDYRTERREEGVKDSTINRELAALRRMFRLGQKQSPPMVGPIPNIEFVRENNVRKGFFELEEFYALTGALPDHLKVTATIAYFTGMRLGEILDLRWDHIDWDSGTIRLDPGTTKNDEGRLLPMMSDVRETLEQWRLNTMKDWPKCPWICHYHGERFSRIYRAWRTACKRVGLEGRLFHDLRRSAVRNLVRAGVPQAVAKKISGHKTDSVFNRYNIVSQGDLLEATKQISKYIHKKRNQIKNGYNLVTISHPEIQSASQVIEK, encoded by the coding sequence ATGGGCAGTATTTACAAACGGGGCAAAACGTATTGGGTCAAGTATTACCGCAATGGGCGGCCATGCTTTGAAAGCACACATTCAGGCAAAAGATCTGTCGCCACAAGGTTGCTAAAGATCCGGGAAGGACGGGTTGCAGAAGGGCGGCTCCCGGAATTTCGGATTCTAAAAACCCGCATTGATGACCTTGTGGATTTATATCTAAAAGATTACGAAAACAATGGTCGCAAATCTCTAGTCCGGGCCCGTCAGTTTTCTGAGTTGATCAAAGAACGCTTTGGGGGAATGCAGGCGGCTCATATTACGACCGAGCAGATTACGGATTATCGGACCGAGCGAAGGGAAGAGGGTGTTAAAGACAGCACCATCAATCGAGAACTTGCGGCTCTCCGGAGAATGTTCCGCTTGGGGCAAAAGCAATCGCCTCCCATGGTCGGCCCAATCCCCAATATTGAGTTCGTGAGAGAGAATAATGTTCGAAAGGGATTTTTTGAGTTGGAAGAGTTTTACGCTTTGACGGGGGCTCTGCCAGATCATTTGAAGGTAACCGCAACGATCGCTTATTTTACCGGAATGCGCTTGGGCGAGATCTTGGACCTTCGTTGGGATCATATCGATTGGGATAGTGGGACGATACGCTTGGATCCCGGCACAACAAAAAATGATGAGGGTCGGCTGTTACCGATGATGTCCGATGTCCGGGAGACACTTGAGCAGTGGAGATTAAATACTATGAAGGATTGGCCCAAATGTCCCTGGATTTGCCACTACCATGGCGAGCGGTTCAGCCGGATCTATAGAGCTTGGAGAACAGCCTGCAAGCGGGTAGGACTTGAAGGGCGACTGTTCCATGACCTTCGGCGGTCGGCCGTTCGCAATCTCGTTCGGGCGGGGGTGCCCCAGGCTGTCGCGAAAAAGATCTCAGGGCATAAGACCGATTCAGTGTTCAACCGGTACAATATCGTATCTCAAGGGGATCTGCTGGAAGCAACAAAACAGATTTCCAAATACATCCATAAAAAACGAAATCAAATCAAAAATGGTTACAATTTGGTTACAATCTCCCATCCTGAAATTCAGTCAGCCTCACAAGTTATTGAAAAATAA
- a CDS encoding lytic transglycosylase domain-containing protein has protein sequence MSILIRSVRVKTCAVFFAVLGVVAVSLTPYPVHAFCFEEAGAIYRVSPQLLWAIAKVESSFNPSAVNRNANGSYDYGLMQINSSWMKVLGEELWTFLGDPCLNVKVGAWILAQCMKRHGQTWEAVGCYNATRPDKRAKYAWKVYSSLPNKK, from the coding sequence ATGTCAATTTTAATAAGGTCAGTGCGTGTAAAGACCTGTGCGGTATTTTTTGCAGTCTTGGGCGTTGTTGCCGTGTCTTTGACCCCTTATCCTGTTCATGCTTTCTGTTTCGAGGAGGCCGGTGCGATCTATCGGGTCTCGCCTCAGTTGCTGTGGGCCATCGCCAAAGTGGAATCCTCGTTCAATCCATCCGCCGTGAATCGAAATGCTAACGGAAGCTACGACTACGGACTCATGCAAATCAATTCATCCTGGATGAAAGTTCTGGGAGAGGAACTATGGACCTTTTTGGGGGACCCCTGCCTGAATGTGAAAGTCGGAGCCTGGATTCTTGCCCAATGTATGAAGCGTCACGGGCAGACTTGGGAGGCGGTTGGCTGTTACAACGCAACCCGTCCGGATAAACGGGCGAAATATGCATGGAAGGTCTATTCTTCCCTTCCAAACAAAAAATGA
- a CDS encoding EcsC family protein — protein MGKSKIPGKNDLPAKGKDPREQLFEVLKRVFSEIPSSDEPLSAEPCERARSIVTKASLGAATTSGILAIPPGPVGIATIIPDLFAIWKIQAKMVADIAGAYGKKDKLSPEQMLLCLFKHSAAQVVRDLAVRVGERVLIKRASLRVMQRTMKALVPRITQRVIGRSVSRWLPVVGVVGVAGYAYYDTAQVGKTAIDLFANEVVIESGR, from the coding sequence ATGGGGAAGAGTAAAATTCCAGGAAAAAATGACCTCCCTGCCAAAGGAAAGGATCCCCGTGAACAGTTGTTTGAGGTACTTAAGCGTGTGTTTTCGGAGATACCTTCATCTGATGAACCTTTGAGCGCGGAACCATGCGAGCGAGCCAGATCAATTGTCACGAAAGCCTCATTAGGGGCGGCTACTACTTCCGGTATTCTTGCCATACCACCCGGACCTGTTGGAATAGCCACTATTATTCCTGACCTTTTTGCGATATGGAAGATACAGGCAAAAATGGTCGCCGATATCGCAGGAGCCTATGGCAAGAAGGACAAGTTGTCTCCTGAACAGATGCTCCTTTGCCTATTTAAACACAGCGCAGCACAGGTCGTCCGGGATCTTGCGGTAAGAGTTGGAGAGAGAGTACTAATCAAGCGAGCTTCTCTTCGGGTGATGCAACGTACTATGAAGGCGCTGGTACCTCGCATCACACAGAGAGTTATTGGTCGCTCTGTTTCTCGGTGGCTTCCTGTTGTTGGAGTAGTCGGTGTTGCGGGTTACGCTTACTATGATACAGCTCAGGTAGGTAAAACGGCTATTGATTTGTTTGCCAATGAAGTTGTTATTGAAAGTGGCAGATAA
- a CDS encoding AAA family ATPase: MIEAQYEDIRRPPPHSAEIEQAALGSIMLMEPNQVAETVQKLDQSQFYRRSHQIIFQAIRDLQSGDYILLGDHLRERGMLDQVGGISYLTEVLNSTATWRNIEKYLTTLRDLAAKRRIHTILLSRLDQNRNGTAPADLARDLSEELRGISEESRITPDLSQCVLTSDMLKTIDIPKREDIIERVLPTQSLLMINAGRGKGKTWLALGLARACAIGDGVFLGWAIKRKARVLYVDGEMPLADMRERINQLQIPKENFLLLSVEWMILNGFTKRLNIASLEGQDLIDKSIEDLSRGGFNPDVLILDNYSALIHGIKQNDNDEWDGVNAWLIRKRHTGLSVIVLDHAGKDESKGSRGASRKEDVMDTIIQLSEVKGADPEECRFTLEFTKTRGRKPSPMKFVASLRGADFTTEEMEMNSLDELIRLVESGVESQTDIANELKITRARVCQITAKAVERGLIRKIGNRLKPTFKES, translated from the coding sequence GTGATCGAGGCGCAATATGAAGATATCCGACGGCCTCCCCCACATTCGGCCGAGATTGAACAGGCGGCCTTGGGCTCTATTATGCTGATGGAACCGAACCAGGTCGCCGAGACCGTTCAAAAGCTTGACCAATCACAATTCTATCGGCGATCACACCAGATTATTTTTCAAGCTATCCGCGACCTGCAAAGCGGCGATTATATTTTGTTAGGGGATCATCTTAGAGAGAGGGGGATGCTCGATCAGGTCGGCGGGATAAGCTATCTGACCGAGGTCCTCAACTCAACGGCGACCTGGCGGAACATCGAGAAATATCTAACGACGCTGCGGGACCTGGCGGCGAAGCGGCGCATTCACACAATCCTCTTATCCCGGCTCGATCAAAACCGGAACGGCACGGCGCCGGCGGATCTGGCGCGGGATCTCTCCGAGGAGCTGCGGGGGATCTCTGAGGAGTCCCGGATCACTCCCGATCTATCACAATGTGTTCTAACCTCCGACATGTTGAAAACGATCGACATCCCAAAGCGGGAGGACATCATTGAACGGGTTCTCCCGACGCAATCACTTTTAATGATCAACGCCGGCCGGGGCAAGGGAAAAACCTGGCTTGCTCTCGGCCTCGCGAGGGCGTGCGCTATTGGCGACGGGGTTTTCCTGGGATGGGCCATCAAGAGAAAGGCGAGGGTCCTATATGTCGATGGGGAAATGCCCCTTGCGGATATGCGAGAGCGGATCAACCAACTTCAAATACCAAAGGAAAATTTTCTCCTTCTCTCCGTTGAGTGGATGATCTTGAACGGATTTACCAAACGGCTGAATATTGCCAGCTTGGAGGGGCAAGACCTGATCGATAAATCGATTGAAGACCTTTCCCGGGGCGGTTTCAACCCTGACGTTCTGATTCTTGATAACTACTCCGCTTTGATCCATGGGATTAAACAAAATGACAATGACGAATGGGACGGGGTGAATGCGTGGCTTATCAGGAAGCGACACACGGGCCTTTCGGTTATCGTTCTCGATCACGCCGGAAAAGATGAGAGCAAGGGCTCCCGCGGAGCCAGCCGGAAAGAGGATGTCATGGACACCATTATTCAGCTTTCGGAGGTTAAGGGCGCCGATCCGGAGGAGTGCAGATTTACCCTCGAATTTACAAAAACGCGCGGCCGAAAGCCCTCGCCTATGAAGTTCGTTGCTTCACTGAGGGGGGCAGACTTCACGACGGAAGAGATGGAAATGAATTCATTAGATGAGTTGATCCGACTTGTAGAATCGGGGGTCGAATCTCAAACAGATATTGCAAACGAACTAAAGATCACTCGCGCTCGCGTCTGCCAGATCACAGCAAAAGCCGTCGAGCGGGGATTAATTAGAAAGATCGGGAACCGATTGAAACCAACATTCAAGGAAAGTTAA
- a CDS encoding helix-turn-helix domain-containing protein, which produces MERLKQNFLTRNYSHSVKRLYTIPEAAVYLGRSIWSVRELIWRGDLPYIKVGRRVHLDVKDLDAFVDQHKVRAEF; this is translated from the coding sequence ATGGAACGATTGAAACAAAATTTTCTCACTAGAAACTATTCGCACTCAGTAAAACGCCTCTATACGATTCCGGAAGCTGCCGTGTATCTGGGGCGTTCGATATGGAGTGTGAGAGAGTTAATCTGGAGAGGAGATCTTCCCTATATTAAGGTGGGCCGTCGGGTACACCTGGACGTGAAGGATCTCGATGCATTTGTAGACCAACATAAGGTGCGAGCAGAATTTTGA
- a CDS encoding site-specific integrase, translating to MARKNRENRGLFEKPVGSGRWWVRCWINGKDHREFVGTKTEARNRYEDLTGKIRKGEMIADCRKTKISDLITLGLNEAKANDRKSLKEFERFAALLGEYCGSWRAAALTTDDCNKYRTLRKEGKVTTKDPEKRKNQKIRAVTDSTINRELAWLRHVYRLGFRNKPRLVAQVPEIPFVDENNVREGFFDLGEFERLKEHLPAHLKPVVTLGYYTGMRLGEILNLRWSQVDFGAGVLRLESKDTKNRRPRNIPLGPEVRSVLEAWRFETMTKYPACDRVAHFDGRPIERITRSWKTACRRAGLPGKLFHDLRRTAVRNMTKAGVDRTVAKRISGHKTDSVFERYDIKNDRDLIEAAEKVEAYLKGQNQIPIGKKSALSATDLEEVLKLALETIEKSKKIGAPGVI from the coding sequence ATGGCAAGAAAAAACAGAGAGAATCGAGGACTGTTTGAAAAGCCTGTGGGCTCCGGCCGCTGGTGGGTCCGCTGCTGGATCAATGGGAAAGATCACCGTGAATTTGTCGGAACGAAAACCGAAGCGCGGAACCGATATGAGGATTTAACCGGAAAGATCCGCAAGGGGGAGATGATCGCCGATTGTCGAAAGACGAAGATCTCCGACCTTATCACCTTGGGCTTGAATGAAGCGAAGGCGAACGATCGAAAGAGCCTAAAGGAATTTGAACGCTTCGCCGCCCTCCTTGGGGAATACTGCGGTTCATGGCGCGCCGCGGCGTTGACAACCGACGATTGCAATAAGTATCGGACCCTCCGGAAAGAAGGCAAGGTTACGACGAAAGACCCGGAGAAGCGCAAAAATCAGAAAATCCGCGCCGTCACCGATTCAACGATAAACCGCGAGTTGGCCTGGTTGCGCCACGTCTACCGGCTCGGATTCCGGAACAAGCCCCGACTGGTCGCCCAGGTCCCGGAGATTCCATTCGTAGATGAAAACAATGTAAGGGAGGGCTTTTTCGATCTCGGAGAGTTTGAACGTCTCAAAGAACACCTCCCCGCCCATTTGAAACCCGTTGTCACCCTCGGATACTACACCGGGATGAGGCTCGGAGAGATTTTAAACCTTCGATGGTCTCAGGTCGATTTCGGCGCCGGCGTCTTGCGCCTGGAATCGAAGGATACCAAGAACAGGCGACCGCGAAACATTCCCCTCGGGCCGGAGGTTCGCTCCGTCCTGGAAGCTTGGCGTTTTGAGACCATGACCAAATACCCCGCCTGTGATCGCGTCGCCCATTTCGACGGCCGGCCGATCGAGCGGATAACCCGATCCTGGAAGACGGCCTGCAGAAGGGCCGGACTTCCCGGAAAACTCTTTCATGATTTGAGGAGAACCGCTGTCAGGAATATGACCAAAGCGGGGGTTGATCGGACCGTCGCAAAGCGGATCTCCGGCCATAAGACGGACTCCGTTTTCGAGAGGTATGACATCAAGAACGATCGGGACCTGATCGAAGCGGCCGAAAAGGTAGAAGCCTACTTGAAGGGGCAAAATCAGATTCCAATCGGCAAGAAATCGGCACTTTCAGCCACCGACCTGGAAGAGGTTTTAAAGCTTGCCTTGGAAACTATCGAAAAGTCTAAGAAAATTGGTGCCCCCGGGGTGATTTGA
- a CDS encoding CGNR zinc finger domain-containing protein gives MDDATFPKFEGVWWRGKVEVDRGFIIEPVEEELIQYNPFDFYFPQGKATREQRSLPYLFLDVNADNIEDVAAFSQRFGVLGDEKKFRNPNWFKTLFPPPDETPKEGLLLMKIPPETQRIEDLGLTAEDFLRIQRWTPSGQTPDKDLCAPMQIGTFKNAQQAIRIAVDLHRASTESSDRVKAEAMRSLLGTMISGKLAAVRPRLAWDSLSQQWITHWDTWSLVGAMYLMLLFDIQGRGNILTCPWCKRFFLGDHSRTQYCSPNCQNSAKVNRYRKRMSVQEGKKETSKKKKGGTDGKKKQRESRTV, from the coding sequence ATGGACGACGCAACGTTTCCGAAATTTGAGGGGGTATGGTGGAGAGGGAAAGTAGAAGTTGATAGAGGATTCATCATTGAACCGGTGGAAGAGGAGCTTATTCAGTACAATCCATTCGACTTTTATTTTCCTCAGGGTAAAGCGACGAGGGAACAAAGATCTCTCCCATATCTATTTCTTGATGTGAACGCAGACAACATAGAGGACGTCGCCGCATTCAGCCAGCGCTTTGGAGTGCTCGGAGATGAAAAAAAGTTCAGAAACCCAAATTGGTTTAAGACCTTATTTCCACCGCCTGATGAAACACCAAAAGAGGGTTTACTCCTCATGAAGATTCCGCCCGAGACTCAGAGAATCGAAGATCTTGGTCTGACGGCCGAAGACTTTTTAAGAATCCAACGATGGACCCCATCCGGGCAGACCCCAGACAAAGATCTTTGTGCTCCAATGCAAATTGGAACCTTTAAAAATGCCCAACAAGCAATCCGAATTGCGGTTGACCTCCATAGGGCCTCTACCGAAAGCTCGGATCGTGTGAAGGCTGAAGCTATGCGGTCCCTATTGGGCACAATGATCTCGGGGAAGCTCGCCGCTGTTAGACCGCGTTTGGCTTGGGATTCCCTCTCTCAGCAGTGGATTACCCATTGGGATACGTGGTCCCTGGTAGGTGCTATGTATTTGATGCTTCTCTTCGACATACAGGGTCGGGGCAATATTCTCACCTGCCCATGGTGTAAGAGGTTCTTTCTTGGCGACCATTCGCGAACACAATATTGCTCTCCGAACTGTCAAAATTCAGCGAAGGTTAATAGATACCGAAAGCGCATGTCGGTGCAGGAGGGAAAAAAGGAAACTTCCAAAAAAAAGAAAGGGGGAACTGATGGCAAGAAAAAACAGAGAGAATCGAGGACTGTTTGA